In a single window of the Lagenorhynchus albirostris chromosome 19, mLagAlb1.1, whole genome shotgun sequence genome:
- the LOC132509345 gene encoding AFG3-like protein 1 isoform X2 — protein sequence MGIYTSTSDLSLWFGARTEVRVVQHRQRAHLRAQPGDRPLGSGHRAPGADGRGLHHRERWVFLAKPGARLSPDRNPPLCRKEGPDGGWAWQERRGPLYRWRDHSQDHEEQRRRALCRRGWLRRSQVGDHGVCEFPEESQAVSGPRGQNSKGSHAHWSSWYRQNASRQGDCRGGQCALHHRERVRVPGNVCRRRSSSGFSSTTSVMVLAGTHRPDILDLALTRPGRFDRQICIGPPDIKGRSSIFRVHLRPLKLDESLSEDALARKLAALTPGFTGLEKKTQVLQPSEQTTVAYREAGHAVVGWFLEHADPLLKVSIIPRGKGLGYAQCLPREQYLYTREQLFDRMCAMLGGRVAEQLFFRQITTGAQDDLRKVTQSAYAQIVQFEMSEKLGQVSFDLPWPGKALVEKPYSEATAQLIDQEARRLVSSAHTHTLDLLTRSRERVDEVGRRLLGKEVLERADMVELLGPRPLAEKTAYEELVEGTGGLEDTSLPQGLKGWCWGPEEGGTECPLQESPA from the exons atgggcatttataCTTCGACCTCAGACCTAAGCCTGTGGTTTGGGGCCAGGACAG AAGTTCGTGTGGTTCAACATCGGCAGCGTGCACACCTTCGAGCGCAACCTGGAGACCGTCCACTGGGAAGTGGGCATCGAGCTCCCGGAGCAGACGGCCGTGGTCTACACCACCGAGAGCGATGG GTCTTTCTTGCGAAGCCTGGTGCCCGCCTTTCTCCTGATCGGAATCCTCCTCTATGTCGCAAGGAGGGGCCCGATGGGGGCTGGGCatggcaggagaggagggggccTCTTTACCGTTGGCGAGACCACAGCCAAGATCATGAAGAACAACGTCGGCGTGCGCTTTGCAGACGTGGCTGGTTGCGAAGAAGCCAAGTTGGAGATCATGGAGTTTGTGAATTTCCCGAAGAATCCCAAGCAGTATCAGGACCTCGGGGCCAAAATTCCAAAG GGAGCCATGCTCACTGGTCCTCCTGGTACCGGCAAAACGCTTCTCGCCAAGGCGACTGTAGGGGAGGCCAGTGTGCCCTTCATCACCGGGAACGGGTCCGAGTTCCTGGAAATGTTTGTCGGCGTCGGTCCAGCTCGG GGTTCAGCTCTACCACGAGCGTCATGGTGCTGGCGGGCACCCACCGCCCCGACATCCTTGACCTGGCCCTGACGCGGCCCGGCCGGTTTGACCGTCAGATTTGCATTG GCCCCCCTGACATCAAAGGCAGGTCGTCCATCTTCAGGGTCCACCTGCGTCCACTCAAGTTGGACGAGAGCCTCAGTGAGGACGCCCTGGCGAGGAAGCTTGCGGCCCTCACTccaggcttcacag GTCTCGAGAAGAAGACGCAGGTCCTACAGCCCAGCGAGCAGACAACGGTGGCCTACCGTGAGGCTGGCCACGCGGTGGTGGGCTGGTTCCTGGAGCACGCAGACCCCCTGCTCAAG GTGTCCATCATCCCCCGGGGCAAGGGGCTCGGGTACGCCCAGTGCCTGCCCAGGGAGCAGTACCTGTACACGCGGGAGCAGCTCTTCGACCGCATGTGCGCCATGCTGGGTGGCCGGGTGGCCGAGCAGCTGTTCTTCAGGCAGATCACCACGGGGGCCCAGGACGACCTGAGGAAGGTCACCCAGAGTGCCTACGCCCAG ATTGTGCAGTTCGAGATGAGCGAGAAGCTGGGCCAGGTGTCCTTCGACCTCCCCTGGCCTGGCAAGGCACTGGTGGAGAAGCCATACAGCGAGGCCACGGCCCAGCTCATCGACCAGGAGGCTCGGCGGCTGGTCAGCTCTGCGCACACGCACACCCTGGACCTGTTGACGCGCTCCCGGGAGCGGGTGGACGAG GTGGGCAGGCGGCTGCTGGGGAAGGAGGTGCTGGAGCGTGCCGACATGGTGGAGCTGCTTGGGCCCCGACCCTTGGCGGAGAAGACCGCCTACGAGGAGCTCGTGGAGGGCACCGGTGGCCTGGAGGACACGTCCCTTCCCCAGGGGCTGAAGGGCTGGTGCTGGGGGCCGGAGGAGGGCGGCACGGAGTGCCCCCTGCAGGAGAGCCCAGCCTAG
- the LOC132509345 gene encoding AFG3-like protein 1 isoform X1: MGIYTSTSDLSLWFGARTEVRVVQHRQRAHLRAQPGDRPLGSGHRAPGADGRGLHHRERWVFLAKPGARLSPDRNPPLCRKEGPDGGWAWQERRGPLYRWRDHSQDHEEQRRRALCRRGWLRRSQVGDHGVCEFPEESQAVSGPRGQNSKGSHAHWSSWYRQNASRQGDCRGGQCALHHRERVRVPGNVCRRRSSSGFSSTTSVMVLAGTHRPDILDLALTRPGRFDRQICIGPPDIKGRSSIFRVHLRPLKLDESLSEDALARKLAALTPGFTGADISNVCNEAALITTRHLSPFVQEKRLEQAVERVVGGLEKKTQVLQPSEQTTVAYREAGHAVVGWFLEHADPLLKVSIIPRGKGLGYAQCLPREQYLYTREQLFDRMCAMLGGRVAEQLFFRQITTGAQDDLRKVTQSAYAQIVQFEMSEKLGQVSFDLPWPGKALVEKPYSEATAQLIDQEARRLVSSAHTHTLDLLTRSRERVDEVGRRLLGKEVLERADMVELLGPRPLAEKTAYEELVEGTGGLEDTSLPQGLKGWCWGPEEGGTECPLQESPA; the protein is encoded by the exons atgggcatttataCTTCGACCTCAGACCTAAGCCTGTGGTTTGGGGCCAGGACAG AAGTTCGTGTGGTTCAACATCGGCAGCGTGCACACCTTCGAGCGCAACCTGGAGACCGTCCACTGGGAAGTGGGCATCGAGCTCCCGGAGCAGACGGCCGTGGTCTACACCACCGAGAGCGATGG GTCTTTCTTGCGAAGCCTGGTGCCCGCCTTTCTCCTGATCGGAATCCTCCTCTATGTCGCAAGGAGGGGCCCGATGGGGGCTGGGCatggcaggagaggagggggccTCTTTACCGTTGGCGAGACCACAGCCAAGATCATGAAGAACAACGTCGGCGTGCGCTTTGCAGACGTGGCTGGTTGCGAAGAAGCCAAGTTGGAGATCATGGAGTTTGTGAATTTCCCGAAGAATCCCAAGCAGTATCAGGACCTCGGGGCCAAAATTCCAAAG GGAGCCATGCTCACTGGTCCTCCTGGTACCGGCAAAACGCTTCTCGCCAAGGCGACTGTAGGGGAGGCCAGTGTGCCCTTCATCACCGGGAACGGGTCCGAGTTCCTGGAAATGTTTGTCGGCGTCGGTCCAGCTCGG GGTTCAGCTCTACCACGAGCGTCATGGTGCTGGCGGGCACCCACCGCCCCGACATCCTTGACCTGGCCCTGACGCGGCCCGGCCGGTTTGACCGTCAGATTTGCATTG GCCCCCCTGACATCAAAGGCAGGTCGTCCATCTTCAGGGTCCACCTGCGTCCACTCAAGTTGGACGAGAGCCTCAGTGAGGACGCCCTGGCGAGGAAGCTTGCGGCCCTCACTccaggcttcacag GTGCTGATATTTCTAATGTTTGCAACGAAGCGGCCCTGATCACCACCCGCCACCTGAGTCCTTTTGTCCAGGAGAAGCGCTTGGAGCAGGCGGTTGAGAGGGTCGTCGGAG GTCTCGAGAAGAAGACGCAGGTCCTACAGCCCAGCGAGCAGACAACGGTGGCCTACCGTGAGGCTGGCCACGCGGTGGTGGGCTGGTTCCTGGAGCACGCAGACCCCCTGCTCAAG GTGTCCATCATCCCCCGGGGCAAGGGGCTCGGGTACGCCCAGTGCCTGCCCAGGGAGCAGTACCTGTACACGCGGGAGCAGCTCTTCGACCGCATGTGCGCCATGCTGGGTGGCCGGGTGGCCGAGCAGCTGTTCTTCAGGCAGATCACCACGGGGGCCCAGGACGACCTGAGGAAGGTCACCCAGAGTGCCTACGCCCAG ATTGTGCAGTTCGAGATGAGCGAGAAGCTGGGCCAGGTGTCCTTCGACCTCCCCTGGCCTGGCAAGGCACTGGTGGAGAAGCCATACAGCGAGGCCACGGCCCAGCTCATCGACCAGGAGGCTCGGCGGCTGGTCAGCTCTGCGCACACGCACACCCTGGACCTGTTGACGCGCTCCCGGGAGCGGGTGGACGAG GTGGGCAGGCGGCTGCTGGGGAAGGAGGTGCTGGAGCGTGCCGACATGGTGGAGCTGCTTGGGCCCCGACCCTTGGCGGAGAAGACCGCCTACGAGGAGCTCGTGGAGGGCACCGGTGGCCTGGAGGACACGTCCCTTCCCCAGGGGCTGAAGGGCTGGTGCTGGGGGCCGGAGGAGGGCGGCACGGAGTGCCCCCTGCAGGAGAGCCCAGCCTAG
- the DBNDD1 gene encoding dysbindin domain-containing protein 1 isoform X1, with amino-acid sequence MEPPEGASPGGVVKEVEVPRAALGTPVPGTGTSNHSPVAEEEVGVPVPAPGLLQVTERRQPLSSVSSLEVHFDLLDLTELTDMSDQELAEVFADSDDENLASDSPAGLHPLPRAGCLRSPSWTRTRAEQNREKQPFGDPERQPAVVDTFLTVERPKED; translated from the exons ATGGAGCCCCCGGAGGGCGCCAGCCCGGGAG GGGTAGTTAAGGAGGTCGAGGTGCCAAGGGCTGCCCTGGGCACCCCCGTTCCTGGGACGGGGACCAGCAACCACTCACCTGTGGCCGAGGAGGAGGTGGGCGTCCCAGTACCGGCACCGGGTCTCTTGCAGGTCACGGAGAGGCGGC agccCCTGAGCAGCGTCTCGTCCCTGGAGGTACACTTCGACCTCCTGGACCTCACCGAGCTGACTGACATGTCCGACCAGGAGCTGGCCGAGGTCTTCGCCGACTCGGATGACGAGAACCTGGCCAGCGACTCGCCCGCAG GCCTACACCCGCTGCCCAGGGCCGGCTGTCTGCGCTCCCCCTCCTGGACACGCACCAGGGCCGAGCAGAACCGTGAGAAGCAGCCCTTTGGTGACCCCGAGCGGCAGCCTGCCGTTGTGGACACGTTTCTCACCGTGGAGAGGCCCAAGGAGGACTAG
- the DBNDD1 gene encoding dysbindin domain-containing protein 1 isoform X2 yields the protein MSDQELAEVFADSDDENLASDSPAGLHPLPRAGCLRSPSWTRTRAEQNREKQPFGDPERQPAVVDTFLTVERPKED from the exons ATGTCCGACCAGGAGCTGGCCGAGGTCTTCGCCGACTCGGATGACGAGAACCTGGCCAGCGACTCGCCCGCAG GCCTACACCCGCTGCCCAGGGCCGGCTGTCTGCGCTCCCCCTCCTGGACACGCACCAGGGCCGAGCAGAACCGTGAGAAGCAGCCCTTTGGTGACCCCGAGCGGCAGCCTGCCGTTGTGGACACGTTTCTCACCGTGGAGAGGCCCAAGGAGGACTAG
- the GAS8 gene encoding dynein regulatory complex subunit 4 isoform X1, which produces MAPKKKGKKGKAKGTPIVDGLAPEDMSKEQVVEHIGRIREELDRERVERNYFQLERDRIYTFWEITRRQLEEKKAELRNKDREMEEAEERHQVEIKVYKQKVKHLLYEHQNSLMEMKAEGTVVMKLAQEERRAQEGALCRDMRALQVELKEQELAGELVVKNLRLKHTEEITKIRKDFERQVREIEAKYDKKVRMLRDELDLRRKTEIHEVEERKNGQISMLMQRHEEAFTDIRNYYSEITLNNLALINSLKEQMEAMRKKERHLEKEMMEVSAQNRLLADPLQKARDEMSEMQKQLGGYKRDKQILLCTKARLKVTEEELKSLQWEHEVLEQRFIQVQQERDGLYRKFTAAILEVQQKVGLKNLVLERKVQALATAVEKKEVQFNEVLAASNLDPAALTLVSRKLEDVLESKNSTIKDLQYELARVCKAHNDLLRTYEAKLLAFGVPLDNVGFKPLETAVIGQTLGQGPAGLVGTPT; this is translated from the exons ATG GCGcccaaaaagaaagggaagaaagggaaagccAAAGGTACCCCGATTGTTGATGGTCTCGCTCCGGAGGACATGAGCAAGGAACAG GTGGTGGAACACATTGGCCGCATCCGGGAGGAGCTGGACCGTGAGCGGGTCGAGCGCAACTACTTCCAGCTGGAGCGGGACAGGATCTACACTTTCTGGGAGATCACGCGGAGGCAGCTGGAGGAGAAGAAGGCTGAGCTGAGGAACAAAGACCGGGAGATGGAGGAGGCCGAGGAGAGGCACCAGGTGGAGATCAAG GTCTATAAGCAGAAGGTGAAGCACTTGCTGTACGAGCATCAGAACAGCTTGATGGAGATGAAGGCGGAGGGCACCGTGGTCATGAAGCTGGCGCAGGAGGAGCGCCGTGCGCAGGAGGGTGCCCTGTGCAGGGACATGCGGGCGCTGCAGGTGGAGCTGAAGGAACAGGAGCTGGCTGGCGAGCTGGTGGTGAAGAACCTGAGGCTG AAACACACTGAGGAGATCACCAAGATACGCAAGGACTTTGAGCGGCAGGTGCGAG AAATCGAGGCCAAGTACGATAAGAAGGTCAGGATGCTTAGGGATGAGCTTGACCTGCGCAGGAAGACAGAGATCCACgaggtggaggagaggaagaacGGCCAGATCAGCATGCTTATGCAGCGCCACGAGGAGGCCTTCACGGACATCAGGAACTATTACAGCGAAATCACCCTCAACAACCTGGCTCTCATCAACTCCCTCAAG GAGCAGATGGAGGCCATGCGGAAGAAAGAGAGGCACCTGGAGAAGGAGATGATGGAGGTGTCCGCGCAGAACAGGCTCCTGGCAGACCCCCTGCAGAAGGCTCGGGACGAGATGAGCGAGATGCAGAAGCAGCTCGGGGGCTACAAGAGGGACAAGCAGATCCTGCTG TGCACGAAAGCCCGTCTGAAAGTCACCGAGGAGGAGCTGAAGagcctgcagtgggagcacgAGGTTCTGGAGCAGCGCTTCATCCAG GTGCAGCAGGAGCGGGACGGGCTGTACCGCAAGTTCACCGCAGCCATCCTGGAGGTGCAGCAGAAGGTGGGCCTCAAGAACCTCGTCTTGGAGCGCAAGGTACAGGCCCTGGCCACCGCGGTGGAGAAGAAGGAGGTGCAGTTCAACGAGGTGCTGGCGGCCTCCAACCTGGACCCTGCGGCCCTGACCCTCGTGTCCCGCAAGCTGGAG GACGTTCTGGAATCGAAGAACAGCACCATCAAGGACTTGCAGTACGAGCTGGCCCGGGTCTGCAAG GCCCACAATGACTTGCTGCGTACCTATGAGGCGAAGCTCCTGGCCTTTGGGGTCCCCCTGGACAACGTGGGCTTCAAGCCCCTGGAGACGGCCGTGATCGGGCAGACGCTGGGCCAGGGCCCCGCAGGACTCGTGGGCACCCCAACGTAG
- the GAS8 gene encoding dynein regulatory complex subunit 4 isoform X2, which yields MREIEAKYDKKVRMLRDELDLRRKTEIHEVEERKNGQISMLMQRHEEAFTDIRNYYSEITLNNLALINSLKEQMEAMRKKERHLEKEMMEVSAQNRLLADPLQKARDEMSEMQKQLGGYKRDKQILLCTKARLKVTEEELKSLQWEHEVLEQRFIQVQQERDGLYRKFTAAILEVQQKVGLKNLVLERKVQALATAVEKKEVQFNEVLAASNLDPAALTLVSRKLEDVLESKNSTIKDLQYELARVCKAHNDLLRTYEAKLLAFGVPLDNVGFKPLETAVIGQTLGQGPAGLVGTPT from the exons ATGAGAG AAATCGAGGCCAAGTACGATAAGAAGGTCAGGATGCTTAGGGATGAGCTTGACCTGCGCAGGAAGACAGAGATCCACgaggtggaggagaggaagaacGGCCAGATCAGCATGCTTATGCAGCGCCACGAGGAGGCCTTCACGGACATCAGGAACTATTACAGCGAAATCACCCTCAACAACCTGGCTCTCATCAACTCCCTCAAG GAGCAGATGGAGGCCATGCGGAAGAAAGAGAGGCACCTGGAGAAGGAGATGATGGAGGTGTCCGCGCAGAACAGGCTCCTGGCAGACCCCCTGCAGAAGGCTCGGGACGAGATGAGCGAGATGCAGAAGCAGCTCGGGGGCTACAAGAGGGACAAGCAGATCCTGCTG TGCACGAAAGCCCGTCTGAAAGTCACCGAGGAGGAGCTGAAGagcctgcagtgggagcacgAGGTTCTGGAGCAGCGCTTCATCCAG GTGCAGCAGGAGCGGGACGGGCTGTACCGCAAGTTCACCGCAGCCATCCTGGAGGTGCAGCAGAAGGTGGGCCTCAAGAACCTCGTCTTGGAGCGCAAGGTACAGGCCCTGGCCACCGCGGTGGAGAAGAAGGAGGTGCAGTTCAACGAGGTGCTGGCGGCCTCCAACCTGGACCCTGCGGCCCTGACCCTCGTGTCCCGCAAGCTGGAG GACGTTCTGGAATCGAAGAACAGCACCATCAAGGACTTGCAGTACGAGCTGGCCCGGGTCTGCAAG GCCCACAATGACTTGCTGCGTACCTATGAGGCGAAGCTCCTGGCCTTTGGGGTCCCCCTGGACAACGTGGGCTTCAAGCCCCTGGAGACGGCCGTGATCGGGCAGACGCTGGGCCAGGGCCCCGCAGGACTCGTGGGCACCCCAACGTAG
- the LOC132509349 gene encoding 5-hydroxyisourate hydrolase-like isoform X2: MSSGVALRLRTLQRHLGSPEGRGMEPGSSPLTTHVLDTASGLPAEGLCLRLSRLEDHGQQWTELRKSYTDPDGRCPGLLLPGQMKAGTYKLSFDTEGYWQKRGQESFYPYVEVVFTITNETHKFHVPLLLSPWSYTTYRGS; this comes from the exons ATGAGCTCCGGGGTCGCCCTGCGGCTGCGGACACTCCAGCGACACCTGGGCTCCCCGGAG GGCAGAGGTATGGAGCCGGGCAGCAGCCCGCTGACCACCCACGTACTGGACACTGCCTCAGGGCTTCCGGCTGAGGGCCTCTGCCTCCGTCTGTCCAGGCTCGAGGACCATGGCCAGCAGTGGACCGAGCTGAGGAAAAG CTACACGGACCCTGACGGCCGCTGCCCTGGGCTCCTGCTGCCAGGCCAGATGAAGGCGGGCACCTACAAGCTGTCCTTCGACACTGAGGGCTACTGGCAGAAGAGGGGCCAGGAGAGCTTCTACCCGTACGTGGAG GTCGTTTTCACCATCACAAACGAGACCCACAAGTTCCACGTGCCGCTGCTGCTGAGCCCGTGGTCTTATACCACGTACCGAGGGAGCTAG
- the LOC132509349 gene encoding 5-hydroxyisourate hydrolase-like isoform X1, translating into MSSGVALRLRTLQRHLGSPEVWTQGSFPVPLVAQGRGMEPGSSPLTTHVLDTASGLPAEGLCLRLSRLEDHGQQWTELRKSYTDPDGRCPGLLLPGQMKAGTYKLSFDTEGYWQKRGQESFYPYVEVVFTITNETHKFHVPLLLSPWSYTTYRGS; encoded by the exons ATGAGCTCCGGGGTCGCCCTGCGGCTGCGGACACTCCAGCGACACCTGGGCTCCCCGGAG GTGTGGACACAAGGCAGCTTCCCTGTCCCTCTCGTGGCCCAGGGCAGAGGTATGGAGCCGGGCAGCAGCCCGCTGACCACCCACGTACTGGACACTGCCTCAGGGCTTCCGGCTGAGGGCCTCTGCCTCCGTCTGTCCAGGCTCGAGGACCATGGCCAGCAGTGGACCGAGCTGAGGAAAAG CTACACGGACCCTGACGGCCGCTGCCCTGGGCTCCTGCTGCCAGGCCAGATGAAGGCGGGCACCTACAAGCTGTCCTTCGACACTGAGGGCTACTGGCAGAAGAGGGGCCAGGAGAGCTTCTACCCGTACGTGGAG GTCGTTTTCACCATCACAAACGAGACCCACAAGTTCCACGTGCCGCTGCTGCTGAGCCCGTGGTCTTATACCACGTACCGAGGGAGCTAG